The genomic window GTATTGGATTGAAGGTGATAGAGGTAAACAAATGCGTTTAGCAAAAATGCCTTGGAATGCTGAAAAGATTAGAAAGAAAACATTAAAAACGGTAATTTTCATATTAATATCGTTTATAATAGCCAATGTATTTTTAGCTTATTTAATAAGCAGCGATACGCTAATTTCCTATATAACCGATGGCCCCGCAGAACATTTAAGTACGCTAATATCTCTAACGATATTTACAGCCGTATTCTATTTTATTTTTGCATGGTTTAGAGAGCAAGTTTGTATTATAGCTTGTCCTTATGGAAGGTTACAAGGTGTACTTTTAGATACAAAATCTATTGTTGTGGCTTACGACCATAAACGCGGAGAGGCTGAAAATGGTAGAAAAAAATTCAGAAAAAGTGAAGACCGAGAAGCTTTAGGGCATGGAGATTGTATAGATTGTATGCAATGTGTAAACGTTTGTCCTACAGGAATAGATATTAGAAACGGTACGCAATTAGAATGTGTAAATTGTACAGCTTGTATTGATGAATGCGACCATATTATGGAAAGTATTAACCTTCCAAAAGGGTTAATTCGTTATACGAGTGAAGAAAATATAGAAAAGAAAACGCCGTTTAAATTTACACCAAGAATTAAAGGGTATACAGCGGTATTGGCTATTTTAACAGGTTTACTTATTGGTATGTTATTTTTAAGAAATGATGTAGAAGCCAATATTTTAAGGCTACCAGGTCAACTTTATGAACATAAGGACAATAACATTATTAGTAACGTGTTTACTTATAAATTGGTTAACAAAACATCGGAAGATATAAATGATGTTAGTTTTAAGCTGATGTCACATAAAGGAGAATTGAAATTAGTAGCAACTCACGATCATTTTATAGTACCTAGACAGCAAATCTCTAAAGGGACTTTGTTTGTTGAAATAAACAATTCGGCTTTAAGTGGCGATAGAAATAAAATTAAAATCGGAATTTACTCTGGTGATAAATTAATTGAAACCACTACTGCTAACTTTTTAGGGCCACGAAGTTTTAAGTAAACCAATAATTATAAATTGAAAAGCACCTTGGCAGATGTGTGCATTAGGGATTGAACGACCTGTTTGAGCTCCCCGACCAAAGGAAGGGAGCGAGTAGTGAAAGCCCGACCCGTAGGGTAATGCCATTAATTAAGTAGACCGTGAATTAGTCTACAGTTGTACAGTCTTTAAGATTGTGTAAAATGAATAAAAAAATGTGTTATGAAATTTAATTGGGGAACTGGAGTTGTATTAGCATTTATTGGCTTTATAACATTTATAATGTACTTTGTTATTAGTATGTTTTCGAGCGAAAATTTTAAAAATGACTTAGTTACAGAAGATTATTATGGAGCAGAATTGCTGTACCAAAATGATATAAACAAAATTAAAAATTCGGAGCAATTAACAGAAAACGTTAGCTATTTACAAACCAGCGCGGGCTTAAAAATTGTTTTTCCTAAGGAATTTGATTCTAAAAAAATTACAGGAAAAGTGTTCCTATATAGACCATCTAACAAACAACTAGACTTTGAGACTTCTATTGTTTCACTGTCTGATTCTAATTTGCTCATACCTGACAAACGTTTGGTAGATGGTCGTTGGAACATTAAAATTGATTGGCAATATAAGGGAAATTCTTATCTATTTAAAGAATCTATAATTTATTAACATGCTTTTCTCGGCATTTATACTTGGCTTATTGGGTAGTTTTCACTGTGTGGGCATGTGTGGACCTATTGCTTTTATGCTTCCCGTTGACCGGAATAATGCGTTTAAAAAAGCAGTTCAGATTGGTGTTTATCACTTTGGCAGACTGCTTGCTTACAGTATAATTGGCCTTGTTTTTGGATTAATTGGCAAGAGTTTATTTTTGTTTGGGTTCCAACAACAGCTTTCTATTTTTATTGGTGTTTTAATGATTTTAGTGGTTTTAATTCCGCAGAAAATCTTTAATAAATATAATTTTTCGAAACCTATTTATCGACTTATTTCTAAAGTTAAATCTGCTTTAGGCTCTGCCATGAAGAAAAAAACGATGGATACCTTTTTAACTATTGGTTTTTTGAATGGATTTTTACCTTGTGGCTTAGTTTATATGGCTGTTTTTGCTGCTATTGCAAGCGGAAACGCACTAAGTGGTAGTTTGTATATGGCTGTTTTTGGTTTAGGAACTATACCCTTAATGACTACGGCAATATATTTCTCACAATTTTTAAAGGGTGCTGCACGACAAAAAATACAGAAAGCTATTCCTGTTTTTATTGTAATTATTGGTCTTTTATTTATTATTCGAGGTTTAGGCTTGGGTATTCCGTACTTATCTCCTACTCCTGTTTATGATATGGTTTCGTCTGGTATAGACTGCCATTAACAATTATTTTTTATTTGAATTTCATATAAAAAAATAATTTCGCCACCCTGAGTTTAATCAGAATGACGAAATTACATCCATTACAACAGAAAATCTTTTATTCCATCTTTATTGTTAGAACTGGTAAAGTAGAATGATTAACAACATCCTCTCCTACACTTCCTTGAAAGAAGTGAGCTAAACCTTTTCGTCCATGTGTTGGCATTACAATTAAGTCTGCTTTACTTTTATTAGAGAAATGTAAAATACCATCATCTACCGTATAATCGGAAACGAAACGTAAATCTTCTAAGTGGTTTAAGCTTCTATCGGCTTTAGTAAAAAAGTGAACTGCCTTTTTCTCTAATTCCGTAGTACTTTGAAATCTCTCGTTTGGCAAATTAACATGTACTAAATATATTTTAGAAGCAACATCTTGAAACATCTTACGAGTATTTATGTAAGACTGTATAGATTCTTCTTCTAAATCTGTTGCAAGCACAATAACATCGAAATTAACATCTACAACATTATTCTTTACTATTAAAACAGGTATTTCGGAATTTCTAACCACACGCTCAGTATTAGATCCAATAAACATTTCTTGGATTCCACTTGAGCCATGAGAACCCATAATTATAATATCGACATTATTCTCTTTGGCAACATCATTAACTTCACTAAATACCTTAAAATGCTTTATTATAGGAGTTACATTCACTCCTTTTAAATAATCTTTATCTAAGAAATCTTTAAACTTTTTTTCTGCTAATTTCATAAAAAAAACAGCTTGTTGTCCTAACAGCTCATCTGAGGCAGTTAGTGCAACTGTAGACATTTCTAGCATATGTAAAACAAGCACCTCTGCGTCATGTTTTTTTGCTAATGTAGCTGCGGTTTTTAAAGCATATTCTGAATGTTCTGAAAAATCGATGGGTACAATAATTTTTTTCATTTTTTTTCTTTTTAAGTTGTTGTTAGATTTAAGGGAAATTACAGCTTACTAAATTATTAAAATAATTGGATTAAACTATTAAACCGTCATAGAAAATAATTGTGTATCGGGTTGTTTACGCTGCAGCAACAAATCGAAAGCCATACAGATGTTTCTAACAAATGGTTGTCCTTTTTCGGTAACCTCAATACTATTCTTGTCTATTGTTAATAAACCGTCCTGCTCCATTTCTTTTAAGCGAACTAAGACATCCGGCAACTCTGGAAAGCGAAGTTCTTCATTCATCCAACTTGTTTTAAAACGACACATTAAATTAAGAATGTGTTGCCTTATTACTAAATCTTCTTCATTTAAAATATGCCCTCTATAAACGGGTATAATATTATCTTCTAATAAATTATAATAACTCTCTAGGCCTTTAACGTTTTGTGAAAACCCATACCAACTATCACTTATAGAAGAAACCCCTAAACCTATCATAGCCTGCGTTTTAGAAGCGGTATACCCCATGAAGTTACGGTGTAAATTACCGTTTTCCATAGATTTAAAAAGGCTGTCTGTTTTTAATGCAAAATGGTCCATACCAATTTCATTATAACCTACTTCGGCAAGTAATTGTTTTCCTAACTCGTATTGTTTTCTTTTTAATTCTGGTGCTGGTAAATCTTGATCGTTAAAACCTCGTTGACCATTACCTTTTATCCATGGCACATGCGCATAACTGTAAAACGCCAATCGATCTGGCAATAGCTCCTTTGTTTTTAAGATTGTAGATTTAACATGATCTATAGTCTGAAATGGTAAACCGAAAATAATATCATGACCAACAGAGGTGTAACCAACTTCTCTAGCCAATTCTGTAGCACGCTTTACGTTTTCAAAAGGTTGAATACGATGAATGGCTTTCTGAACGGTTTCGTTGTAATCTTGCACTCCATAACTTACTCGTCTAAATCCAACATCAAAAAGAGCTTGTAAATGTTCACGAGTGGTATTATTAGGATGTCCCTCAAAGCTAAATTCGTAATTATCGGCTAAAACAGATCGTTTTATAATACCGTTAATTAATAGTTTTAAATGTTCTGGACTAAAAAATGTTGGTGTTCCACCTCCAAGGTGTAATTCCTTAATAATTGGTTTTTCATCGAACAACTCTAAATATAAATCCCACTCTCTTAAAACTGCATTTATGTATGGAGACTCTACACTGTGTTGTTTAGTAATACGCTTATTACAACCACAAAATGTACATAAACTTTCGCAAAAAGGAAGATGAATATAAAGGCTAATACCTTCTTTGGAATTACTTTCCTTAAAAGATTGTATTAACGATTGTTTCCATTGGTTTAATGAAAAAGTCTCATTATTCCAATAGGGAACAGTTGGATAACTCGTATATCGAGGTCCAGAAATATTATATTTATCAACTAATGAATTATTCATGCTTAACATTTAATATTCAAAATTATAGGAATCCTTTCGTTAAATATATGATATATATCATGCCTAATCTTGCATGTCATTTATTATTGCCTTAACTTTCGACTAAATAAAAAAAGCATAAAAAAATGAAAAAAATAAGTATTCTATTCTTTGCATTAGCTATCAGTTTAACCTCTTGCAAAAACGACAAAAAAGAAACTAAAACTGAAACAACAGAAGATGTTGTAACTGCAGTAAAATATGTTATTAAGCCTGAAGCAACTTCAGTAAAATGGACTGCTTATAAAACTACAGAAAAGAAGCCTGTTGGAGGAGAATTTAAAATTGTAAATTTTGAAGAAAAAACTGGATCTACTCCAGAAGAAGCTTTAAATGATTTAGAATTTTCTATTCCTATTAGTAGTCTCTTTACAAATGATGCTACCAACACTCGTGATGCTAAGATTATGACTTCGTTTTTCGGAGCAATGCTAGATACAGAATTTTTAACAGGAACCATTAATCATACAGATGGTTCGTACTCTGCAACAATTACAATGAATGGTGTGACTACCAATTTACCTCTAGACATTAAAATTACTGAAGGACGACGTGTAGTAATGACAGGTGTTATGAATTTAAAAGATTGGGATGCACTTGGAGCTTTAGAATCGCTTAACAAAGTTTGTTTCGATTTACATAAAGGTGCAGATGGTGTTAGTAAAACATGGGAAGATGTTGCTATTGAAGTTAATACCTTTCTAGGCGAAAATTAAACCATTTCCATTTTTTAAAGATTTACAATTACAAAAAAAGATAAATTAAGCTACTTTAACGAGTAGCTTTTTTACTTTTACAACATAAAACAAAAGTTTTTAGAAATGAACCCATCGGCTTCAGGTTGGATTAATAAACTGTTAACAGATGTTAGCAAGAAGGACTCTTTATTTAATTTAGATAAAGAATCTTTTTACGATTCATTACGAGATTCTGGTTTTATCTACGGAAGTAACTTAGAGGTTGTAGAAAATACTTTTGACGCCAAAAACCTCACAGAAGATGAGCTTTGCAAAGCAAATTTATGCCTAGCCTTTTTATATACATATAAAAAATCTGATTCTGAAACAGAATTTGTTAATAGCGTAATAGGTTTCTACACAGCTATAAAAGAATTGAAAACTTCTTTTTTTCAAGATTTATTAGGAGGAAAAAAGTCGAGCGAACAACTAGAGAATATAATAAATAAACGCGTCCAAATAGATGCGAATATTTTAACAAAAAACTTCAACTACTTTATAATAAACGCATTGCTCTACATCGACGTCCTGGCATACCAAACGTATTTAAAAAACGAAACTATTTCAATTGAGTATTTAAAAAATTTAGAAGCAGCAATTACCTCTATTACTTTAGAAGTGTTAAACGCTAAAGCAACAAAGAATAAATATGATGAAAGTTTAATTAAATTATTTGAATCTTCGCTACGCTACCAAAACGATAAACTAATTGATTATGCCACAGCTGTAGCTATGGTACAAACAACTAAAGAAGCTTATTACATCTTAGATATTGCTTGCATGGCATCCTGGAGCGATGCTATTATAGATGAAAAAGAATATCAATTTTTAGTAAAACTCGGGTACGATTTAAACTTAAGTAGCGACCGAATTCAGCTATCCATTCAAACTGTTAACGCCTTTTACACTGCAAATAAAAATAATATTGCACTTTTAAGTTCTAAAAACATTGCGCATAGTTTTTACGATAATTCTAGCAAAATAGTGCACAAACTTATTACTAGAAACAGTAAACGTTTGTATCGAGAATTGATAGATAGTAAGGAACTCATGATTTTACTAACACAATCTACCGTTAGAGATTTAACTAAAGAAGAGCAGAAAAAAGTAACCGATCAATTATTAGATATTTTTAAATCCATTCCTAGTTTGGCCATTTTTCTATTACCTGGAGGCGCTATTTTATTGCCTTTGGTTATAAAATTTATTCCAAAATTATTACCTTCTGCTTTTGATGAGAATAGGATAAAAAAATAATACTTTTATCTTATATCAATTTATAACATTATGGAGTAAACTGGTCTGAATTACTTCAACTAAAACTAAAAAACCATGTCGAATTCAATAAACGATAATGAATCTTTAGATCCAGAAAACTGGGAAGAATCGAAAGCCTTAATGCATAAAATGGTTGATGATGCTTTCGATTACGTAAAAAACGTAAGAGATCGAAAAATTTGGCAAGATATGCCAGAATCGGTTTTAGAACAATTTAAAACCGATTTACCCAAAGCACCTAGCAAAGCAGAATCTGTTTATGAGGACTTACAAGAAAACGTATTACCCTACCCTATGGGGAATATCCACCCGAGATTTTGGGCTTGGTATATGGGAAATGGAACCATTTCTGGTGTTATGGGCGATTTTTGGGCCTCTATTATAAACCCTAATTTAGGTGGAGGAAACCATGCAGGACACCAAGTTGAATTACAAGTTATTAATTGGATAAAAGAAATTATTGAATTCCCTAAAACCGCTAGTGGCCTTTTAGTTAGTGGTGGTTCTATGGCAAATTTTGCAGGTCTTGCCGTTGCCCGAAACGTAAAAGCAGGTTACGATATTAGAAAAGAAGGTCTAAAAGAAAATAATCTTGTCTTTTATGGTTCTTCGGAAGTACATAGTTGCAACACAAAAGCGATAGAACTTCTAGGTTTAGGCACAAAAAGCCTTAAAAAAATTGAAGTTAACGACGATTATACTATAAATATTGACGCTCTAAAAGAACAAATAAAAACGGATAAAGCCAACGGATTAAAACCTGTTTGCGTTATAGGCACATCGGGAACTGTAAACACTGGTGCTATAGACAATCTAAATGCCATTGCAGATATATGCAAAGCTGAAAATTTATGGTTTCATGTTGATGGAGCAATTGGAGCTATTGCCATGCTTTCTGATATTGTAAAACCTCAACTTAAAGGTATTGAACGTGCAGATTCGGTTGCTTTAGATTTACACAAATGGTTGCACATGCCTTTTGAGGCCGGTTGCGTACTTGTAAAAGACAGCAAAGAACATAAAGATACATTTTCTTTAATTCCAGAATATTTAGCTAAAAACACTCGCGGATTGGCTTCTGGAGAGAATTGGTTTAGCGAATATGGCTTGCAACTATCAAGACGCTTTAGAGCTTTAAAAGTTTGGATGTCTCTTAAAGAACACGGCAGTGAAAAATTTGGCAGAATGATTACTAAAAATGTAAACCAAGCCTTTTATTTAAAAGATTTAATAAACAA from Algibacter sp. L1A34 includes these protein-coding regions:
- the ccoG gene encoding cytochrome c oxidase accessory protein CcoG gives rise to the protein METPENETFRDSIGTITEDGKRAWVFPKKPSGKFYKYRKYVSYGLLAFLLLAPFIKINGNQFLMFNILERRFNIFGFPFWPQDFHLFVISMIIGVVFVALFTVAFGRIFCGWICPQTIFMEMVFRRIEYWIEGDRGKQMRLAKMPWNAEKIRKKTLKTVIFILISFIIANVFLAYLISSDTLISYITDGPAEHLSTLISLTIFTAVFYFIFAWFREQVCIIACPYGRLQGVLLDTKSIVVAYDHKRGEAENGRKKFRKSEDREALGHGDCIDCMQCVNVCPTGIDIRNGTQLECVNCTACIDECDHIMESINLPKGLIRYTSEENIEKKTPFKFTPRIKGYTAVLAILTGLLIGMLFLRNDVEANILRLPGQLYEHKDNNIISNVFTYKLVNKTSEDINDVSFKLMSHKGELKLVATHDHFIVPRQQISKGTLFVEINNSALSGDRNKIKIGIYSGDKLIETTTANFLGPRSFK
- a CDS encoding FixH family protein; the protein is MKFNWGTGVVLAFIGFITFIMYFVISMFSSENFKNDLVTEDYYGAELLYQNDINKIKNSEQLTENVSYLQTSAGLKIVFPKEFDSKKITGKVFLYRPSNKQLDFETSIVSLSDSNLLIPDKRLVDGRWNIKIDWQYKGNSYLFKESIIY
- a CDS encoding sulfite exporter TauE/SafE family protein, with amino-acid sequence MLFSAFILGLLGSFHCVGMCGPIAFMLPVDRNNAFKKAVQIGVYHFGRLLAYSIIGLVFGLIGKSLFLFGFQQQLSIFIGVLMILVVLIPQKIFNKYNFSKPIYRLISKVKSALGSAMKKKTMDTFLTIGFLNGFLPCGLVYMAVFAAIASGNALSGSLYMAVFGLGTIPLMTTAIYFSQFLKGAARQKIQKAIPVFIVIIGLLFIIRGLGLGIPYLSPTPVYDMVSSGIDCH
- a CDS encoding universal stress protein translates to MKKIIVPIDFSEHSEYALKTAATLAKKHDAEVLVLHMLEMSTVALTASDELLGQQAVFFMKLAEKKFKDFLDKDYLKGVNVTPIIKHFKVFSEVNDVAKENNVDIIIMGSHGSSGIQEMFIGSNTERVVRNSEIPVLIVKNNVVDVNFDVIVLATDLEEESIQSYINTRKMFQDVASKIYLVHVNLPNERFQSTTELEKKAVHFFTKADRSLNHLEDLRFVSDYTVDDGILHFSNKSKADLIVMPTHGRKGLAHFFQGSVGEDVVNHSTLPVLTIKME
- the hemN gene encoding oxygen-independent coproporphyrinogen III oxidase, with amino-acid sequence MNNSLVDKYNISGPRYTSYPTVPYWNNETFSLNQWKQSLIQSFKESNSKEGISLYIHLPFCESLCTFCGCNKRITKQHSVESPYINAVLREWDLYLELFDEKPIIKELHLGGGTPTFFSPEHLKLLINGIIKRSVLADNYEFSFEGHPNNTTREHLQALFDVGFRRVSYGVQDYNETVQKAIHRIQPFENVKRATELAREVGYTSVGHDIIFGLPFQTIDHVKSTILKTKELLPDRLAFYSYAHVPWIKGNGQRGFNDQDLPAPELKRKQYELGKQLLAEVGYNEIGMDHFALKTDSLFKSMENGNLHRNFMGYTASKTQAMIGLGVSSISDSWYGFSQNVKGLESYYNLLEDNIIPVYRGHILNEEDLVIRQHILNLMCRFKTSWMNEELRFPELPDVLVRLKEMEQDGLLTIDKNSIEVTEKGQPFVRNICMAFDLLLQRKQPDTQLFSMTV
- a CDS encoding YceI family protein, with translation MKKISILFFALAISLTSCKNDKKETKTETTEDVVTAVKYVIKPEATSVKWTAYKTTEKKPVGGEFKIVNFEEKTGSTPEEALNDLEFSIPISSLFTNDATNTRDAKIMTSFFGAMLDTEFLTGTINHTDGSYSATITMNGVTTNLPLDIKITEGRRVVMTGVMNLKDWDALGALESLNKVCFDLHKGADGVSKTWEDVAIEVNTFLGEN
- a CDS encoding LETM1-related biofilm-associated protein, with the protein product MNPSASGWINKLLTDVSKKDSLFNLDKESFYDSLRDSGFIYGSNLEVVENTFDAKNLTEDELCKANLCLAFLYTYKKSDSETEFVNSVIGFYTAIKELKTSFFQDLLGGKKSSEQLENIINKRVQIDANILTKNFNYFIINALLYIDVLAYQTYLKNETISIEYLKNLEAAITSITLEVLNAKATKNKYDESLIKLFESSLRYQNDKLIDYATAVAMVQTTKEAYYILDIACMASWSDAIIDEKEYQFLVKLGYDLNLSSDRIQLSIQTVNAFYTANKNNIALLSSKNIAHSFYDNSSKIVHKLITRNSKRLYRELIDSKELMILLTQSTVRDLTKEEQKKVTDQLLDIFKSIPSLAIFLLPGGAILLPLVIKFIPKLLPSAFDENRIKK
- a CDS encoding pyridoxal phosphate-dependent decarboxylase family protein is translated as MSNSINDNESLDPENWEESKALMHKMVDDAFDYVKNVRDRKIWQDMPESVLEQFKTDLPKAPSKAESVYEDLQENVLPYPMGNIHPRFWAWYMGNGTISGVMGDFWASIINPNLGGGNHAGHQVELQVINWIKEIIEFPKTASGLLVSGGSMANFAGLAVARNVKAGYDIRKEGLKENNLVFYGSSEVHSCNTKAIELLGLGTKSLKKIEVNDDYTINIDALKEQIKTDKANGLKPVCVIGTSGTVNTGAIDNLNAIADICKAENLWFHVDGAIGAIAMLSDIVKPQLKGIERADSVALDLHKWLHMPFEAGCVLVKDSKEHKDTFSLIPEYLAKNTRGLASGENWFSEYGLQLSRRFRALKVWMSLKEHGSEKFGRMITKNVNQAFYLKDLINKHQDLELLAPIGLDIVCFRYKPKNLSLEDLNALNKEIKLQLEERAIALPGYTTLKGMYCIRCAISSHRVTNADFDVLITEVLNIGREII